From the Haladaptatus sp. DJG-WS-42 genome, the window TCGTCGGCTTCCGCCCAGCCCCGGCGAGCGGTGTGAACGCCGTAGCGGATGAGTTCGTAGTTTTCGGGGCGGTGGGCGTCGGTGTTGATGGAGATGGTGGCGCCGTGTTTCAGCGCCTGTTGGACCATGCTCCCGGAGAGGTCGAGGCGATGGGGATTGGCGTTGATTTCGAGCGCCGTGTCGTGTTCTGCGGCGGCTTTTGCGACTTCTTCGATGTCGAATTCGAGACCGAGTCGCTGGTTGAGCAGGCGGCCGGTTGGGTGGCCGAGAATGGCCACGTGTGGGTTCGAGACGGCAGTGACAAGCCGTTCTGTCGCATCGCCATCTAAGTTGCTGTGGGGCGACGCGACGACGAGGTCAAGTGCGTCTGCCACCTCGTCGCCAATCGAGATGCCGCCCTCGTCGTCGATGTTGGCTTCGACACCCGCGAACACCTCAATGGCGGCGTCTTCTGCCACGGCGCGAACCGCAGAGAGTTGGGAGAGCAGTTCGTCGTCTTCCAAGCCAACGCCACCAACCATCCCCGGGCCGGTAGCGTGGTCTGAGATACAGAGATAGTCGTGACCGAACGCGGCCGCGCCGTCGACCATCTCTTCGATGGTGTTGTTCCCGTCAGACCACTCGGTGTGCAGGTGAAGGTCGCCGCGGATGTCGACTTCCTCGATGAGCGTTGGGAGGGTTCCGTCGAGCGCTGTCTCGATTTCCCCGCGGTCTTCGCGCAGTTCGGGCGGCATCCACGGCACCGAGAGGGCGTCGTACATGCTCTCCTCTGTCTCACCCGCCACGCGCTCGCCAACCCGCTGGCCAGCGTCCGGGTCGGCAACGTCTGAGATGTCGAACACGCCGTACTCGTTCATCTTCAGGTTCTGGTCGATGGCGATGTTCCGGAGGTGGACGTTGTGAGCTTTGCTGCCGGTGAAGTACTGGAGCGCCGCGCCGAAATCCCCTACCTCGACGACCCGGAGGTCGATTCTGAGGCCTCCAGAGCGGACGGCTGCCTTTTGCGTACCTGCCTCGATGACGTCGTCTACGTCTGCCCAGTCGGTGAACGCCTCGATGACGGCTTCAGGGTCGTCGCTCGCGGCGAGAATGTCGATGTCGCCAATGGTTGCTTTCCATCGGCGCAAGGACCCTGCAACTTCCCACTTTTCGGCTTCCGACACGTCCTCGAAGTAGGCGAGAATCGACTCCGCGAGCGGACGCGCCTCCCCGAGGAGTTCGCGGTTCTGTGACTCGCGGGCAAACGGGATGTTTTCGAGGATGTTCTCCTCGGTTTTCGCACCGAACCCAGAAATCTCCTGAATTCTTCCGGCTTTCGCGGCTTCCTCCAACTCGTCTAAGGTCGTGATTCCGAGCGCGTCATAGAGCTTACCCACGCTTTTCGGGCCGACACCTTCGACGGCGGTGAGTTCTGCCATGTTGACCGGCAACTCCGCTCTGAGCTCGACTAACTCCGAAATCTCCCCGGTTTCGAAGTACTCGACTACTTTCGAGGAGATGGCGTCGCCGACGCCCGAAATTTCTTCGACTGCGTTCTGTCCGTCTGCGGCGAGGACTTCGATGTCGCGGTGATGTTCGCGGATGTTCTCTGCTGCCCGGCGGTACGACCGCGGCTTGTACTCGACGCCCTTCGCATCGAGTAAATCCGCGAATTCTTCGAACAGCGAGGCAACTTCGTGGTTGCGGCTCATCGACTTCGTCCCTGACTTTTCTGCTTGCCAAGCGCCTGTTTCAGGAAGTTCATCCAACGTTTCTGGTCTGCAGCTTGTTGGGCCGATATCTGCTGCTCTAAATTCGCCGGGCCGAGTTGCTGAAGTGCGTTCAGCGCCCGGTCGATGCCGATAATCGCGGACACGAGGTCGTCTGCTTCCTCGACCGAGATGTCACCCTCTTCGAGGCGTTCTTTGCGCTCGTTTCGCTCGCGTCTGAGGTTCTTTTTTGCCTCGTCAACCTCGGCCTGTTTTCCCTGTGGAACCGTGTCGAGGCGTTTGATCTCGAAGACGAACGACCGCAGGTCGAGCGGCTCTCCCTGTACCACGATGCGGTCTGGAATGTCCGCACCCACCGTCGCACCCTCGCGTTCGACGCGTTCAAGGCGCTGTTTTCGCTCGAACTCTTTCACACCCAGACTACAGGGTGGATGGGCAAAAATCTACAGCCCCGCGCCCGTGTGGACGGTGCAACGTACCCCAACCCCTTTTTATGCTCGGGTTCTTATCGGAACCAATGGCGACGTGTGACCAGTGTGGCAGACACGAGAATCTACCCTACAACTGCCGACACTGCGGTGGAACCTATTGTTCTGACCACCGATTACCCGAGAATCACCATTGCCCCGGGCTCGAAAATTGGGACGACCCGAAGGGCATCTTTGCGAGCGACTTCGATGACAGCGTCCGGAACGAGGGTGGCCGCTCTCAGGCCGTGTTCGACCGCGTGAACGTGAACACCGGAACCGGCGGGTTCCTTGGCTACTTCCGCAACAACATGACCTTCGTCTTCCTCGGGCTGATGTGGGTCTGGTTCATCATCGAAATCGCCATCTTCCCGCTGCTGGTCGCCCCCCAGAACTCACCGCTGTGGCGGGCGGTGTTCGTCTTAACTCCGCAACACCCAGAATACGTCTGGACGTGGGTCACGTCCATCTTCTCTCATGGCGGCTTTACGCACATCGCAATCAACAGCATCGTGCTGTACTTCTTCGGTCCGATTGTCGAGCGTCGCGTGGGCTCGATGAAGTTTACCGCGCTCTTTCTCGGAGCCGGGATGGTCGCCGGACTCTCCCAAATCGGCGCGACGATTCTGACCACTTCTGCCGCGACGGGCGGCGTCGTCGGCGCGAGCGGCGCAATCGCCGCACTCATGGGTGTCTTGACGGTGCTCAACCCCAACCTGCGCATCTACCTTTACTTCATCATCCCGATGCCGCTGTGGGCCGCGACGGCGCTGTTCGCGGGCTACTCCGTGCTCGTCTCCGCCTCCTTTGGCATCGGCGCGGGCGGCGTTGCCCAACTCGCCCACCTCTCCGGACTCGGCATCGGCCTCCTCTACGGCTACCTGCTGAAACAACGCGGTGAGCGCGCCCCCGAACAACTCCAATTCGGCGGTGGCGGTCGCGGCGGTCCCGGCCGGAGACGCGGCCCATTCTGACCGTGAAACACCCCGAGTTCGCGCCTGACCCATCGCTCTCACGCGACGAAATGGAGCGTCTCCAGCGCGAACTCGCGGCGGTTGCTGTTTTCGAAGACGATGAGACTATCGACCCCGACACCGCGCTCATCGCCGGGGTTGACCAGGCGTTCCTCGACGACGAAACGGCCGTGAGCGCCATCGTCGTCATGCAAGGGGGCGCGGTCGTAGAGCGCACGTCAGCCATTTCGCCGATTTCAATTCCGTACATTCCAGGCCTGCTCGCCTTCCGCGAGGGCGGGCCGGTTCTCGACGCGTTTGAGGCCCTTGAGACCATGCCCGACCTCGTCATGTTCGACGGCAGCGGGCGCATCCACTTCCGGCAGGCGGGCATCGCCACCCACATCGGCGTCATGCTCGACATTCCGTCGATAGGCGTCGCAAAGAGCCTGCTCTGTGGGAAACCAACGGGTTCGGTTTCCGGCCGTGAGGCTGGCACGCGCGTGCCAATCGAAGCCGACGAGTCCGTGGACGCGCCTCCCGGCGAGGTCATCGGCTACGCCGTCCAGACGCGCCAGTACCCGAATTCAAAGCAAATCAATCCGCTCTACGTGAGTCCGGGCCACCGAGTGAGTGCAGCAACCGCAGCAGACCTCGTGGAAGCAACTTCGACACAATACAAACTGCCAGAACCCACGCGGCTTGCCGACTCCTACGCCGCCGAAGTGAAGCGAACCACTGACAGTTAACTATCCACAGAAAGAGGGTCAGGTAATGACGAAGACCGCCCTCATCACTGGTTGCTCGTCCGGCATCGGCCGTGCAACCGCTCAGGAGTTTCTCGATA encodes:
- a CDS encoding rhomboid family intramembrane serine protease, translating into MATCDQCGRHENLPYNCRHCGGTYCSDHRLPENHHCPGLENWDDPKGIFASDFDDSVRNEGGRSQAVFDRVNVNTGTGGFLGYFRNNMTFVFLGLMWVWFIIEIAIFPLLVAPQNSPLWRAVFVLTPQHPEYVWTWVTSIFSHGGFTHIAINSIVLYFFGPIVERRVGSMKFTALFLGAGMVAGLSQIGATILTTSAATGGVVGASGAIAALMGVLTVLNPNLRIYLYFIIPMPLWAATALFAGYSVLVSASFGIGAGGVAQLAHLSGLGIGLLYGYLLKQRGERAPEQLQFGGGGRGGPGRRRGPF
- the polX gene encoding DNA polymerase/3'-5' exonuclease PolX; protein product: MSRNHEVASLFEEFADLLDAKGVEYKPRSYRRAAENIREHHRDIEVLAADGQNAVEEISGVGDAISSKVVEYFETGEISELVELRAELPVNMAELTAVEGVGPKSVGKLYDALGITTLDELEEAAKAGRIQEISGFGAKTEENILENIPFARESQNRELLGEARPLAESILAYFEDVSEAEKWEVAGSLRRWKATIGDIDILAASDDPEAVIEAFTDWADVDDVIEAGTQKAAVRSGGLRIDLRVVEVGDFGAALQYFTGSKAHNVHLRNIAIDQNLKMNEYGVFDISDVADPDAGQRVGERVAGETEESMYDALSVPWMPPELREDRGEIETALDGTLPTLIEEVDIRGDLHLHTEWSDGNNTIEEMVDGAAAFGHDYLCISDHATGPGMVGGVGLEDDELLSQLSAVRAVAEDAAIEVFAGVEANIDDEGGISIGDEVADALDLVVASPHSNLDGDATERLVTAVSNPHVAILGHPTGRLLNQRLGLEFDIEEVAKAAAEHDTALEINANPHRLDLSGSMVQQALKHGATISINTDAHRPENYELIRYGVHTARRGWAEADDVLNTWSADDVRDFLG
- a CDS encoding DUF5788 family protein, which translates into the protein MKEFERKQRLERVEREGATVGADIPDRIVVQGEPLDLRSFVFEIKRLDTVPQGKQAEVDEAKKNLRRERNERKERLEEGDISVEEADDLVSAIIGIDRALNALQQLGPANLEQQISAQQAADQKRWMNFLKQALGKQKSQGRSR
- a CDS encoding endonuclease V; amino-acid sequence: MERLQRELAAVAVFEDDETIDPDTALIAGVDQAFLDDETAVSAIVVMQGGAVVERTSAISPISIPYIPGLLAFREGGPVLDAFEALETMPDLVMFDGSGRIHFRQAGIATHIGVMLDIPSIGVAKSLLCGKPTGSVSGREAGTRVPIEADESVDAPPGEVIGYAVQTRQYPNSKQINPLYVSPGHRVSAATAADLVEATSTQYKLPEPTRLADSYAAEVKRTTDS